One Leisingera caerulea DSM 24564 genomic window carries:
- a CDS encoding LLM class flavin-dependent oxidoreductase → MKFSLFAHMERISAADDQKRLYDEFIQLCKIADDGGMHAVWTGEHHGMNFTISPNPFLNLIDVARHTKHVRLGTGTVIAPFWHPIRLAGEAAMTDIITEGRLDLGIARGAYSFEYERMMPGMDAWEAGQRMRELIPAVQGLWQGDYAQEGEFHSFPKTTSSPKPVQENGPPIWIAARDPNSHEFAVANGCNVQVTPLWKGDEEITDLMGKFNDACAKHADVPRPKIMLLQHTYVADSAEDVKRGAEELNRFFCYFGAWFMNKREIRQGLIDPLSDEEIAAHPFYSPEAMERDLVIGEPAAVIERLKKYEALGYDEYSFWIDSSMSFERKKASLERFITDVMPAFQ, encoded by the coding sequence ATGAAATTTTCCCTCTTTGCGCATATGGAGCGGATTTCCGCGGCAGACGATCAGAAGCGGCTGTATGACGAGTTCATCCAGCTGTGCAAAATTGCCGACGACGGCGGCATGCATGCGGTTTGGACCGGCGAACACCACGGGATGAACTTCACCATCTCGCCGAACCCGTTTCTGAACCTGATTGATGTGGCGCGGCACACCAAGCACGTGCGGCTGGGCACTGGCACGGTAATTGCGCCGTTCTGGCATCCGATCCGGCTGGCGGGCGAGGCGGCGATGACCGATATTATCACCGAAGGCCGCCTGGACCTGGGCATCGCCCGGGGCGCCTATTCGTTTGAATACGAGCGCATGATGCCCGGCATGGACGCCTGGGAGGCGGGCCAGCGGATGCGGGAGCTGATCCCGGCGGTGCAGGGCCTGTGGCAGGGCGACTATGCGCAGGAGGGGGAGTTTCATTCCTTCCCGAAAACCACGTCTTCCCCGAAACCGGTGCAAGAGAACGGTCCGCCGATCTGGATCGCGGCGCGCGATCCCAACAGCCACGAGTTCGCCGTGGCCAATGGCTGCAACGTGCAGGTGACGCCGCTGTGGAAGGGTGATGAGGAAATCACTGACCTGATGGGCAAGTTCAACGATGCCTGTGCCAAGCACGCCGATGTGCCGCGGCCCAAGATCATGCTGCTGCAGCACACCTATGTCGCGGACAGCGCCGAGGATGTGAAACGCGGGGCGGAGGAGCTCAACCGCTTCTTCTGCTACTTCGGGGCCTGGTTCATGAACAAGCGCGAGATCCGCCAGGGCCTGATCGACCCGCTGAGTGACGAGGAAATTGCAGCGCATCCGTTCTACTCGCCTGAGGCAATGGAGCGCGACCTGGTGATCGGGGAACCGGCGGCGGTGATTGAACGGCTGAAGAAATACGAGGCCCTGGGCTATGATGAATACTCGTTCTGGATCGACTCCAGCATGAGCTTCGAGCGCAAGAAGGCCTCGCTTGAGCGGTTCATCACCGACGTCATGCCAGCGTTTCAGTGA
- a CDS encoding flavin reductase, whose protein sequence is MSEIDPRALRNAFGTFMTGVTVVTTHDPDGNPIGFTANSFTSVSLDPPLVLVCIANSSSNYAAFEQAEGFAVNVLAEDQKGVSNTFARPVEDRFAAVSWQQGPQGSPVFEGVSAWFDCSMHNRVEAGDHLILIGRVEAFETSPAPGLGYARGAYVTAAAEAEALTQGAKLIVSALIEHEGKVLLLGNDQGKLTLPEIRVGKEGASAALAKLIADTGVEAEPGFIYSVYEDKAREHQHISFLCQSAGGTPAKGVFTALTQSTLMDIADAAMCTMLERFASEARMGNFGVYYGNQTTGQVRPVATGSKGA, encoded by the coding sequence ATGAGCGAGATCGACCCGCGCGCCCTGCGAAACGCCTTCGGCACCTTCATGACCGGCGTCACCGTGGTGACAACGCACGATCCGGACGGAAACCCGATCGGCTTTACTGCCAACTCCTTCACCTCAGTGTCGCTGGACCCGCCTCTGGTACTGGTGTGCATCGCCAACTCCTCCAGCAACTACGCCGCGTTCGAGCAGGCCGAGGGCTTTGCCGTCAATGTGCTGGCGGAGGACCAGAAGGGCGTCTCCAACACTTTCGCCCGCCCGGTCGAGGACCGTTTTGCCGCCGTCAGCTGGCAGCAGGGGCCGCAGGGCAGCCCGGTGTTCGAGGGTGTCTCCGCCTGGTTCGACTGTTCCATGCACAACCGGGTGGAGGCGGGCGACCACCTGATCCTGATCGGCCGGGTGGAGGCGTTTGAAACCTCGCCTGCGCCGGGTCTCGGCTATGCCCGCGGCGCCTATGTGACAGCAGCGGCGGAGGCCGAGGCCCTGACCCAGGGCGCCAAGCTGATCGTCTCGGCATTGATCGAGCATGAGGGCAAGGTGCTGCTCCTGGGCAACGACCAGGGCAAGCTGACGCTGCCTGAAATCCGTGTCGGCAAGGAGGGCGCCTCTGCCGCCCTGGCCAAGCTGATTGCGGACACCGGCGTCGAGGCGGAGCCGGGGTTCATTTATTCCGTCTACGAAGACAAAGCGCGCGAACATCAGCACATCTCGTTTCTGTGCCAATCGGCCGGCGGCACACCGGCCAAGGGTGTTTTCACGGCACTGACCCAATCCACGCTGATGGACATTGCCGATGCGGCGATGTGCACCATGCTGGAGCGGTTCGCCAGTGAGGCCCGGATGGGCAATTTCGGGGTGTATTATGGCAATCAGACCACCGGGCAGGTCCGCCCCGTGGCGACAGGGAGCAAGGGCGCATGA
- a CDS encoding GntR family transcriptional regulator, with amino-acid sequence MTNPIMSKIDHHPQTLRDIVQERMREAIVSGKFAPGERLVERPLCEQLGVSRTVVRETIRYLEAEGLVEILPGKGPIVAQLGWEDARQIYDIRQMLETAAATECARNITPQLAEMLNSALRRLQEAVAAGVPGPMLNATTEFYRIIFEGAGHNVAWEIVQRLNGRISRLRAVTLSTAERRKPGPAHMQDICKAITSGNAEAARAAVQSHLTEAAAVAKRTLNQEEAKTRNA; translated from the coding sequence ATGACCAACCCCATCATGAGCAAAATAGACCACCACCCGCAGACCCTGCGCGATATCGTGCAGGAACGGATGCGCGAGGCTATTGTCTCCGGAAAGTTTGCCCCAGGTGAACGGCTGGTGGAGCGCCCTCTGTGCGAGCAGCTCGGCGTCAGCCGCACCGTCGTGCGCGAAACCATCCGCTACCTGGAGGCGGAGGGGTTGGTGGAAATCCTGCCCGGCAAAGGGCCGATCGTGGCGCAACTGGGGTGGGAAGACGCACGGCAGATCTACGACATCCGCCAGATGCTGGAGACCGCCGCCGCCACCGAATGCGCCCGCAACATCACGCCGCAGCTGGCGGAAATGCTGAACTCCGCGCTGCGCAGGCTGCAAGAGGCCGTTGCGGCAGGTGTTCCCGGTCCGATGCTGAACGCCACGACCGAGTTCTACCGGATCATCTTCGAAGGCGCCGGCCACAACGTAGCCTGGGAAATCGTCCAGCGTCTGAACGGCCGCATCAGCCGGCTGCGGGCGGTGACGCTCTCGACCGCAGAGCGGCGAAAACCCGGCCCCGCCCATATGCAGGATATCTGCAAGGCTATCACGTCAGGCAACGCCGAGGCCGCCAGAGCCGCAGTCCAGAGCCACCTGACGGAAGCGGCCGCTGTTGCCAAGCGGACGCTCAACCAGGAAGAGGCCAAAACTCGCAATGCCTAA
- a CDS encoding BCCT family transporter encodes MARNDKPGPGGLLVAGQGPFKGLHNGMSIASKAMIAAFVVFTILNVDYAGKIFGGIRSWVEGALSWYYISSVIIILFACLFLMFSRFGSIRLGDDDSRPEFSRFSWFAMLFSASVSIGIMFFGVAEPLFYFDTSAGWGYPNNPFADASGHTGMSLERAVDAVRVTNFHWGLHGWAIYTLTGLALGYFAFRKKLPLTFRSALYPVLGERIYGPAGHAADLLAVFGTVFGIATSMGLGVNQMAHGLNVLFGVDPGVGTQVVLVIIISVVATLSAVSGIGRGIKILSEWNVVLTIALILFFVIAGPTQWLAGFFLNATGDYVTQFLSMGFWTASAPGDVAWQGGWTIFYWGWWLSWAPFVGMFIARISKGRTIREFMFGAMLVPTTMAFIWISVFGGNALFLELNAEGGAGTAGLIAMVNSWNLGGTLFGTIDLLADGGTLAWAISALTTFLLATWFITSSDSGTLVVTTILSMGNAHPPKIHRIIWGAAQGLVAAVLLMAGGLSALQTAAIAAALPISVLVVMMAWGVIKSLLEDPAAVSGAAESAPDGTAMDGDLHA; translated from the coding sequence ATGGCGAGAAACGACAAACCCGGTCCCGGGGGCCTGCTGGTCGCCGGACAAGGGCCATTCAAAGGACTGCACAACGGCATGAGCATCGCCTCTAAGGCAATGATTGCTGCCTTTGTGGTGTTCACCATCCTGAACGTGGACTACGCGGGCAAGATCTTTGGCGGCATCCGCTCCTGGGTCGAAGGCGCGCTCAGCTGGTACTACATCAGCTCGGTCATCATTATTCTGTTTGCCTGCCTGTTCCTGATGTTCAGCCGCTTCGGCTCGATCCGCCTCGGGGATGATGATTCCAGGCCGGAATTTAGCCGCTTCTCCTGGTTTGCCATGCTGTTTTCGGCGTCGGTGTCGATCGGCATTATGTTCTTCGGCGTCGCGGAGCCGCTGTTCTATTTCGACACGTCAGCGGGCTGGGGCTATCCCAACAACCCGTTTGCCGATGCCTCGGGACATACCGGCATGAGCCTTGAGCGGGCCGTGGATGCGGTGCGCGTGACCAACTTCCACTGGGGGCTGCACGGTTGGGCGATCTACACGCTGACCGGTCTGGCGCTTGGCTATTTTGCCTTCCGCAAGAAGCTGCCGCTGACCTTCCGGTCGGCGCTGTACCCGGTGCTGGGCGAGCGGATTTATGGCCCGGCGGGCCATGCGGCCGATCTGCTGGCCGTGTTCGGGACCGTCTTCGGCATCGCCACCTCGATGGGGCTGGGGGTGAACCAGATGGCCCATGGCCTGAACGTTCTGTTCGGTGTCGATCCGGGCGTGGGCACCCAGGTCGTGTTGGTCATTATCATTTCTGTCGTGGCGACCTTGTCGGCGGTTTCCGGCATCGGCCGAGGCATCAAGATCTTGTCGGAGTGGAACGTCGTGCTGACCATCGCTCTGATCCTGTTCTTTGTGATCGCCGGGCCGACCCAGTGGCTGGCCGGCTTCTTTCTGAACGCGACAGGCGATTACGTGACGCAGTTCCTGTCGATGGGCTTCTGGACCGCGTCGGCACCGGGAGATGTCGCCTGGCAGGGGGGCTGGACCATTTTCTACTGGGGCTGGTGGCTGAGCTGGGCCCCCTTTGTGGGCATGTTCATTGCCCGCATTTCCAAGGGTCGCACCATCCGGGAGTTCATGTTCGGTGCCATGCTGGTGCCAACCACGATGGCATTCATCTGGATCTCGGTGTTCGGCGGCAACGCATTGTTCCTGGAGCTGAACGCCGAGGGCGGCGCGGGCACCGCGGGACTGATCGCCATGGTCAACAGCTGGAATCTAGGAGGCACCCTGTTCGGCACTATAGATCTGCTGGCAGACGGCGGCACGCTTGCCTGGGCGATCTCGGCGCTGACCACCTTTCTGCTGGCCACCTGGTTCATTACCAGCTCGGACTCCGGCACGCTGGTGGTCACGACGATCCTGTCGATGGGCAACGCGCATCCGCCGAAGATCCACCGGATCATCTGGGGCGCGGCACAGGGGCTGGTGGCGGCGGTGCTGCTGATGGCAGGTGGGCTGTCGGCGCTGCAGACCGCGGCAATTGCCGCTGCGCTGCCGATCTCGGTCCTGGTGGTGATGATGGCCTGGGGGGTGATCAAATCGCTCCTGGAAGATCCGGCTGCGGTCTCTGGTGCGGCCGAGAGCGCACCGGACGGCACCGCCATGGATGGCGACCTGCACGCCTGA
- a CDS encoding amino acid synthesis family protein, which translates to MPAEIRKTLLHVEETLIEGGKAAETPFKMIAAVAVIKNPWAGQGFVEDLRPAIHDCAPGLGEKLTAMILEAAGGGDKVEGYGKSAIVGVSGEVEHASALIHTLRFGNHFREAVGAKSYLAFTNTRGPANAPLQIPLMDKNDGGRRSHYLTIQLSVADAPAPDEIVIALGASIGGRPHHRIGDRYQDLKELGHDADNPAAV; encoded by the coding sequence ATGCCCGCCGAAATCCGAAAGACGCTACTGCATGTCGAAGAGACCCTGATTGAGGGCGGCAAGGCAGCGGAAACCCCGTTCAAGATGATTGCTGCGGTGGCGGTGATCAAAAATCCCTGGGCAGGGCAGGGCTTTGTCGAGGATCTGCGTCCGGCAATCCATGACTGCGCGCCGGGGCTGGGCGAGAAGTTGACCGCGATGATCCTGGAGGCTGCAGGCGGCGGCGACAAGGTCGAGGGCTACGGGAAATCCGCCATCGTCGGGGTCAGTGGCGAGGTAGAGCATGCCTCTGCTCTCATCCACACCCTGCGGTTTGGCAACCACTTCCGCGAGGCGGTGGGGGCGAAGTCTTATCTGGCATTCACCAACACCCGCGGGCCGGCCAATGCGCCCCTGCAAATTCCGCTGATGGACAAGAACGACGGCGGGCGGCGCAGCCATTACCTGACCATCCAGTTGTCCGTCGCGGACGCGCCGGCGCCGGACGAGATTGTGATCGCGTTGGGAGCCTCCATCGGCGGTCGGCCGCATCACCGCATCGGGGACCGCTACCAGGATTTGAAGGAGCTGGGCCATGACGCTGACAACCCTGCAGCTGTCTAA
- a CDS encoding DUF1330 domain-containing protein, translated as MPKAYWIANVTITDPDRYSGYQAAAPAAFADFGARFLARGEAETLEGRDWQRRVIIEFDSLEQARACYNSPAYRTARAERAGACVADIAIIEGLI; from the coding sequence ATGCCTAAAGCCTATTGGATCGCCAACGTAACAATCACGGACCCCGACCGTTACAGCGGATACCAAGCCGCTGCCCCGGCGGCATTCGCGGATTTTGGGGCACGATTTCTAGCAAGGGGTGAAGCGGAAACTCTTGAAGGCCGCGACTGGCAGCGAAGAGTGATCATCGAATTCGATAGTCTGGAGCAAGCCCGCGCCTGCTACAACTCCCCGGCTTACCGCACGGCAAGAGCCGAACGCGCAGGTGCTTGCGTTGCAGACATTGCTATCATCGAGGGCTTGATTTGA
- a CDS encoding alpha/beta fold hydrolase: protein MTLTTLQLSKPFGAVTCQRSGQGAPVVLLHGVGMQSAAWAPQITALSGTHEVIALDLPGHGGSDLLPEAAELPDYVAWLHAVIQALDLGPVYLAGHSMGALIAGGYAASHPENVARVALLNGVFRRSAEARAAVEARAAEIRAGSFDLETPLARWFGESEADQAARAQVAEWLSGVDLAGYAAAYTAFARGDSTYADGFGGIRCPLLALTGDGDPNSTPAMAQAMADAAPQGRAVVIEGHRHMVNLTAPAEVNAALHDWLNTEGATT, encoded by the coding sequence ATGACGCTGACAACCCTGCAGCTGTCTAAGCCTTTCGGGGCTGTCACCTGCCAGCGGTCAGGGCAGGGTGCGCCTGTTGTGCTGCTCCATGGAGTGGGGATGCAATCGGCGGCCTGGGCGCCGCAGATCACTGCGCTTTCTGGAACCCATGAGGTGATCGCACTGGATTTGCCCGGTCATGGTGGCAGTGACCTGTTGCCCGAAGCGGCAGAACTGCCGGATTACGTGGCCTGGTTGCACGCGGTGATCCAAGCGCTGGACCTTGGCCCAGTGTATCTCGCGGGTCACTCCATGGGGGCGCTGATTGCCGGTGGTTATGCCGCCAGCCATCCTGAGAACGTGGCCCGGGTGGCGTTGTTGAATGGGGTGTTCCGGCGATCGGCGGAGGCCAGGGCCGCGGTTGAAGCGCGCGCTGCCGAAATCCGCGCTGGCAGCTTTGATCTGGAAACACCGCTGGCGCGATGGTTCGGGGAGAGTGAGGCTGACCAGGCGGCACGGGCGCAGGTGGCCGAATGGCTGTCGGGCGTGGACCTGGCGGGTTACGCCGCCGCCTATACCGCCTTTGCCCGCGGCGACAGCACCTATGCCGATGGGTTCGGCGGTATCCGTTGCCCGCTGCTGGCGCTGACCGGCGATGGCGATCCGAACTCGACACCCGCGATGGCGCAAGCCATGGCGGATGCCGCGCCGCAGGGCAGGGCGGTTGTCATCGAAGGCCACCGGCATATGGTCAACCTGACTGCCCCCGCAGAGGTCAACGCGGCCCTGCACGACTGGCTGAACACCGAAGGAGCAACGACATGA
- a CDS encoding aldehyde dehydrogenase, whose product MQTFQHYIGGAFEEAGATFASLDPATGKPWAQMPAASAADVDRAVRAAEAAFFSSEWAGMTATQRGKLLMRLADLVAENAPRLAELETRDTGKIIRETSAQIAYVAEYYRYYAGLADKIEGAHLPIDKPDMEVWLRREPVGVVAAIVPWNSQLFLSAVKIGPALAAGCTVVLKASEEGPAPMLEFARIFDQAGFPPGALNVITGGPEAGAALTSHASVAHVAFTGGPETARHIVRNSAENLASTSLELGGKSPFIVFDDADLESAVNAQVSGIFAATGQSCVAGSRLVIQKGIKDAFLARLKEKAEAVVIGAPDDMATEVGPLCTLKQRDHAVHLIEASVKAGAKLVTGGTVPEGEGFFFPPTVLDCSDAPDAPCLSNEFFGPVLSVVEFETEAEALEIANTTAFGLASGVFTRDLTRAHRMIRGIRAGIVWVNTYRAVSPIAPFGGHGLSGHGREGGLQAALDYTKVKAVWLRTSDDPIPDPFVMR is encoded by the coding sequence ATGCAGACTTTCCAGCACTATATCGGGGGCGCCTTCGAGGAAGCGGGCGCCACCTTCGCAAGCCTTGACCCTGCCACCGGCAAACCCTGGGCGCAGATGCCTGCCGCTTCGGCGGCGGATGTAGACCGGGCGGTAAGGGCAGCAGAAGCTGCGTTTTTCTCTAGCGAATGGGCGGGTATGACCGCCACTCAGCGCGGCAAGCTGCTGATGCGGCTAGCCGATCTGGTGGCGGAAAACGCCCCGCGGCTGGCGGAGCTGGAAACCCGCGACACCGGCAAGATCATCCGCGAGACCTCGGCCCAGATCGCCTATGTGGCGGAATACTACCGCTACTATGCCGGCCTTGCCGACAAGATCGAAGGCGCGCATTTGCCGATCGACAAGCCGGACATGGAGGTCTGGCTGCGGCGCGAACCGGTGGGGGTGGTGGCCGCCATCGTGCCGTGGAATTCGCAGCTGTTCCTGTCGGCGGTGAAAATCGGCCCGGCGCTGGCGGCGGGCTGCACGGTGGTGCTGAAAGCCTCGGAGGAAGGCCCGGCACCTATGCTCGAATTCGCCCGGATCTTTGACCAGGCCGGCTTTCCACCCGGCGCTTTGAACGTGATCACCGGCGGGCCGGAGGCGGGTGCTGCGCTGACCAGCCACGCTTCGGTCGCTCATGTCGCCTTCACCGGCGGGCCGGAGACCGCCCGCCATATCGTGCGCAATTCCGCGGAAAACCTCGCCTCCACCTCGCTGGAGCTGGGCGGTAAGTCGCCCTTCATTGTGTTTGACGACGCCGATCTGGAAAGCGCGGTGAATGCGCAGGTGTCGGGCATTTTTGCTGCGACCGGGCAAAGCTGTGTCGCAGGATCGCGGCTGGTGATCCAGAAGGGCATCAAGGACGCCTTCCTTGCGCGGCTGAAAGAGAAAGCCGAAGCGGTGGTCATTGGCGCGCCGGATGACATGGCGACCGAAGTCGGGCCGCTCTGCACTCTGAAACAGCGCGACCATGCGGTGCACCTGATCGAGGCGTCGGTGAAGGCGGGGGCCAAGCTGGTCACCGGCGGCACCGTGCCGGAAGGGGAGGGCTTCTTTTTCCCGCCGACGGTTCTGGACTGCTCGGACGCGCCGGACGCCCCCTGCCTGTCGAACGAATTCTTCGGCCCTGTTTTGTCAGTGGTAGAGTTTGAGACCGAGGCCGAGGCCCTGGAGATTGCCAACACGACCGCTTTTGGCTTGGCCTCCGGCGTCTTCACCCGCGATCTCACCCGCGCGCACCGGATGATCCGCGGCATCCGCGCGGGCATCGTTTGGGTCAATACCTACCGCGCCGTGAGCCCGATTGCGCCCTTTGGCGGCCACGGCCTGTCTGGCCACGGCCGCGAGGGCGGCCTGCAGGCGGCTCTGGATTATACCAAGGTCAAGGCGGTCTGGCTGCGCACATCGGACGATCCGATCCCGGATCCCTTCGTCATGCGGTAG